A section of the Microbacterium forte genome encodes:
- a CDS encoding aminotransferase class I/II-fold pyridoxal phosphate-dependent enzyme: MSDQITGTTAADIADSVRGLRDRGVLRAGSPLPPVRELAATLGVNRNTAVAAYRQLAQAGIVISRGRAGTVITGLEAVAQEGYASDTVLRDVGTGNPDPRLIPDPSQALATVAGRPVLYGEPVIDRGLDEWAREWIAGDIGHLDFGITVTSGAVDAVERLLAQALMRDDAVALEDPCFLASIHTVRLGGYRAIPVPVDDQGMTVQGLRQALDAGVRAVICTPRAQNPTGASLTAARAAELRAVLADHPYVLIIEDDHFSMLSHRPYESLIGPEHRRFALVRSVSKFLGPDMCLAIAATDATTAERLAMRLSPGTTWVSHLLQRLTLTQLTDDAVVSRIAEAREHYAARNAAFADRLREQGLDSPATDGLSLWVRLPKPARVVAERLMRRGWLARTGDDFALDERAEPSHHLRLTVHDLSEDDAETLVADLVAAVR; this comes from the coding sequence ATGAGCGACCAGATCACGGGAACCACCGCAGCGGACATCGCCGACAGCGTGCGCGGGCTGCGCGACCGCGGAGTCCTGCGTGCAGGCAGCCCTCTTCCGCCTGTCCGCGAGCTGGCGGCGACTCTCGGCGTCAACCGCAACACCGCCGTCGCCGCCTACCGACAGCTCGCCCAGGCGGGGATCGTCATCTCGCGCGGTCGCGCCGGCACGGTCATCACGGGTCTCGAGGCCGTCGCCCAGGAGGGATACGCGTCCGACACGGTGCTGCGCGACGTCGGCACCGGCAACCCCGATCCCCGGCTGATCCCCGATCCGTCGCAGGCGCTCGCCACGGTCGCCGGGCGACCCGTGCTCTATGGAGAACCCGTCATCGACCGCGGTCTCGACGAATGGGCGCGCGAGTGGATCGCCGGCGACATCGGCCACCTCGACTTCGGCATCACCGTGACCAGCGGGGCTGTCGATGCCGTGGAGCGCCTTCTCGCTCAGGCGCTGATGCGCGACGACGCCGTCGCGCTCGAGGACCCCTGCTTCCTCGCCAGCATCCACACGGTGCGCCTCGGGGGGTACCGTGCGATCCCCGTGCCCGTCGATGACCAGGGCATGACGGTCCAGGGGCTGCGTCAGGCGCTGGATGCCGGCGTCCGCGCAGTGATCTGCACTCCTCGTGCACAGAACCCGACCGGTGCGAGCCTCACTGCCGCCCGGGCCGCCGAGCTGCGCGCCGTGCTCGCTGACCACCCGTATGTGCTGATCATCGAAGACGACCATTTCTCGATGCTGTCCCATCGGCCGTACGAGTCCCTCATCGGACCCGAGCACCGCCGGTTCGCCCTCGTGCGCTCGGTCTCGAAATTCCTCGGACCCGACATGTGCCTCGCGATCGCCGCGACGGACGCGACCACGGCCGAGCGCCTCGCCATGCGGCTCAGCCCGGGAACCACGTGGGTCAGCCACCTGCTGCAGCGTCTCACTCTGACCCAACTCACCGATGACGCTGTCGTCTCACGGATCGCCGAGGCCCGAGAGCATTACGCCGCGAGGAACGCGGCCTTCGCAGATCGTCTGCGGGAACAGGGACTCGACTCCCCCGCCACCGACGGACTGAGCCTGTGGGTGCGGCTGCCGAAACCGGCGAGGGTCGTCGCCGAGCGACTGATGCGACGTGGCTGGCTGGCGCGCACGGGAGACGACTTCGCCCTCGACGAGCGGGCCGAGCCCTCACACCACCTGCGCCTCACCGTTCATGACCTGTCAGAAGACGACGCGGAGACGCTCGTCGCCGACCTCGTCGCAGCCGTGCGATGA
- the pdxS gene encoding pyridoxal 5'-phosphate synthase lyase subunit PdxS codes for MTEQPTTGSSRVKRGLAEMLKGGVIMDVVTADQAKIAEDAGAVAVMALERVPADIRAQGGVSRMSDPDMIDSIIASVSIPVMAKARIGHFVEAQVLQELGVDYIDESEVLSPADYVNHIDKHGFDVPFVCGATNLGEALRRINEGAAMIRSKGEAGTGDVSEAMKHIRKIRGEIAALTALPKDELFVAAKELQAPYELVAEIAETGKLPVVLFVAGGVATPADAAMMMQLGADGVFVGSGIFKSGNPVERAKAIVKATTFFDDAKVIAEASRGLGEAMVGINVSDLPAPHRLAERGW; via the coding sequence ATGACCGAACAGCCCACCACCGGATCCTCGCGCGTCAAGCGCGGTCTCGCCGAGATGCTCAAGGGCGGGGTGATCATGGACGTCGTCACCGCAGATCAGGCGAAGATCGCCGAGGACGCCGGCGCCGTCGCCGTGATGGCCCTCGAACGGGTTCCCGCCGACATCCGCGCCCAGGGCGGAGTGTCGCGGATGAGCGACCCCGACATGATCGACAGCATCATCGCCTCGGTCTCGATCCCCGTGATGGCCAAGGCCCGGATCGGTCACTTCGTCGAGGCGCAGGTGCTGCAGGAGCTCGGCGTCGACTACATCGACGAGTCCGAGGTGCTGTCGCCCGCCGACTACGTGAACCACATCGACAAGCACGGCTTCGACGTGCCGTTCGTCTGCGGTGCCACGAACCTCGGTGAGGCACTCCGCCGGATCAACGAGGGTGCGGCCATGATCCGTTCCAAGGGCGAGGCCGGCACCGGCGATGTCTCCGAGGCGATGAAGCACATCCGCAAGATCCGCGGCGAGATCGCCGCGCTCACCGCGCTGCCCAAGGACGAGCTGTTCGTCGCCGCCAAGGAGCTGCAGGCGCCGTACGAGCTCGTCGCCGAGATCGCCGAGACGGGCAAGCTCCCCGTCGTGCTCTTCGTCGCCGGCGGCGTGGCCACGCCTGCGGATGCCGCCATGATGATGCAGCTGGGCGCCGACGGCGTGTTCGTCGGCTCCGGGATCTTCAAGTCGGGCAACCCCGTCGAGCGCGCGAAGGCGATCGTCAAGGCGACCACGTTCTTCGATGACGCGAAGGTCATCGCCGAGGCCTCGCGCGGCCTCGGAGAGGCGATGGTCGGCATCAACGTCTCCGACCTCCCCGCACCGCACCGCCTGGCCGAGCGTGGCTGGTAG
- the pdxT gene encoding pyridoxal 5'-phosphate synthase glutaminase subunit PdxT codes for MAGRPAVGVLALQGDVREHAALLAGLGADVVLVRRPEELAAVSGLVIPGGESSVIDKLSRTFGMQEPIRAAISAGLPAYGTCAGLILLADEVLDGIDGQQSFGGMDIAVRRNAFGRQTESFEMSLDLPVLGEPPVHATFIRAPIVERVGPDVEVLATLPDGGIVAVQHGSLLGTSFHPEVDGETRFHEMFLERVRDRSGR; via the coding sequence GTGGCTGGTAGACCCGCAGTCGGCGTGCTGGCCCTGCAGGGCGACGTGCGTGAGCACGCCGCCCTGCTGGCCGGGCTCGGTGCCGACGTCGTCCTCGTGCGGCGCCCCGAGGAGCTCGCCGCCGTGAGCGGCCTCGTGATCCCCGGTGGCGAGTCCAGCGTGATCGACAAGCTCTCGCGCACCTTCGGGATGCAGGAGCCGATCCGTGCCGCGATCAGCGCCGGGCTTCCCGCGTATGGAACATGTGCGGGGCTGATCCTCCTCGCAGACGAGGTGCTCGACGGCATCGACGGGCAGCAGTCGTTCGGCGGTATGGACATCGCCGTCCGCCGCAATGCCTTCGGGCGTCAGACGGAGTCATTCGAGATGTCGCTCGATCTTCCGGTGCTCGGCGAGCCCCCTGTGCACGCGACCTTCATCCGCGCTCCGATCGTGGAGCGGGTCGGTCCTGATGTGGAAGTGCTCGCCACGCTGCCCGACGGCGGGATCGTCGCGGTGCAGCATGGGTCGCTGCTCGGCACCAGTTTTCATCCCGAGGTCGACGGTGAGACGCGCTTCCACGAGATGTTCCTCGAGCGGGTCCGAGATCGCAGCGGTCGATGA
- a CDS encoding DUF3375 domain-containing protein, whose product MTGSRAETAYARAITAFSTPTLDLLHGRFAPFVVASLTLLFNADRASVAVADAHAELAEVLDELRAAGYDDDDRRLPSGSGRDVCRNWVRLGWLIQQIDDDIEVYRLSAHAVAALEISGRTGGGRTRVSNSRVRTLLDAVEHLSVSAEVDPVRRLSRLQAERDVIDAEIARIQDSGRAEPADDEELLEEAENVLHLARELPADFTRVAESLRAMQRDVVAHLRRDERPTSEVLREYLQRAQDVMQSTPEGRAFAGALRLIGDPERIDALTEQLRGLLDQPFARMLDGTQRAELDAIARRVELGVEEVLAAQRRASHVITGQVKTHDPLRDRQIDDLLRDVIAGLHGWSGPAAVVDPVRSMPLADLGHLRQTTSDIRPPRAPAPLTDADDVDFLDHDTRAWGGPRYAELEEYVAGLGAQFDLAEAFRAVPDAARRPVDLLGLLEIAHRNGLADGDGISTVEALRPDGTTRRFAFGAVIARSTKEDADE is encoded by the coding sequence GTGACTGGATCCAGGGCTGAGACCGCGTACGCGCGTGCCATCACCGCATTCAGCACCCCGACACTCGATCTTCTCCACGGCCGATTCGCTCCGTTCGTCGTCGCGTCGCTCACCCTTCTGTTCAACGCCGACCGGGCATCGGTCGCGGTGGCGGATGCGCATGCCGAGCTGGCCGAGGTGCTGGATGAGCTCCGCGCGGCGGGCTACGACGACGACGACAGAAGACTGCCGTCCGGCAGCGGACGTGACGTCTGCCGCAACTGGGTGCGCCTGGGCTGGCTTATCCAGCAGATCGACGACGACATCGAGGTCTATCGCCTGTCGGCGCACGCCGTCGCGGCGCTCGAGATATCCGGGCGCACCGGCGGCGGGCGAACGCGAGTGTCGAACTCGCGTGTGCGCACCCTGCTCGATGCCGTGGAGCATCTCTCGGTGAGCGCGGAGGTCGACCCGGTTCGTCGCCTCTCCCGGCTGCAGGCGGAGCGCGACGTCATCGATGCGGAGATCGCTCGCATCCAGGACTCCGGACGCGCGGAGCCTGCGGATGACGAGGAACTCCTCGAGGAGGCGGAGAACGTCCTTCATCTGGCGCGCGAGCTCCCCGCCGACTTCACGAGGGTCGCCGAGTCGCTCAGAGCGATGCAGCGCGACGTCGTCGCCCACCTCCGGAGGGACGAGCGGCCGACGAGCGAGGTGCTGCGCGAGTATCTCCAGCGCGCCCAGGACGTGATGCAGTCGACCCCGGAGGGTCGTGCCTTCGCAGGTGCCCTGCGTCTGATCGGCGACCCCGAGCGCATCGACGCCCTCACTGAGCAGCTCCGCGGACTCCTCGACCAGCCGTTCGCGCGCATGCTCGACGGCACACAGCGTGCCGAGCTCGATGCGATCGCGCGACGCGTGGAGCTGGGGGTGGAGGAGGTGCTGGCCGCACAGCGCCGCGCCTCGCATGTCATCACCGGGCAGGTGAAGACCCACGACCCGTTGCGTGACCGTCAGATCGACGACCTCCTCCGCGACGTCATCGCAGGACTCCACGGGTGGTCGGGTCCGGCCGCGGTGGTCGATCCTGTGCGCAGCATGCCGCTCGCCGACCTCGGGCATCTCCGTCAGACGACCAGCGACATCCGCCCGCCGCGAGCTCCGGCCCCGCTCACGGACGCCGACGACGTCGACTTCCTCGATCACGACACGCGTGCGTGGGGTGGTCCGAGGTATGCCGAGCTCGAGGAGTACGTCGCCGGTCTCGGCGCGCAGTTCGATCTCGCCGAGGCGTTCCGGGCGGTGCCCGACGCGGCTCGACGCCCGGTCGATCTCCTCGGCCTGCTCGAGATCGCCCACCGCAACGGCCTCGCGGACGGCGACGGGATCTCGACGGTGGAAGCGCTGAGGCCTGACGGGACGACGCGCCGCTTCGCCTTCGGCGCCGTGATCGCCCGCAGCACGAAAGAGGATGCAGATGAGTGA
- a CDS encoding DUF4194 domain-containing protein has product MSDDDLTTAVADEGFIAPTAMEDDLEAHFPGDRGTLDPEIRRVLVHLLQRRFISMERNRREWTLLIEHQHVIESRLNDIYLRLIIDHARGFAYKQQLRSDEVEMPVLLKDSPYSRAETLVLVHLRTVYQRESASGEGSVRIDIEDVEQTVLSYFADTDGGTAKQQRAIRSALDRLDREGIVQEETSGRYRITALVEVVLSAETLKGLREWLRAQAVVAR; this is encoded by the coding sequence ATGAGTGACGACGACCTCACCACGGCGGTCGCCGACGAGGGGTTCATAGCCCCCACGGCGATGGAGGACGACCTCGAGGCGCACTTCCCGGGTGACCGCGGCACGCTCGACCCCGAGATCAGACGTGTGCTCGTGCACCTTCTGCAGCGCCGCTTCATCTCGATGGAGCGCAACCGGCGCGAGTGGACGCTGCTGATCGAGCACCAGCACGTCATCGAGTCGCGGCTCAACGACATCTACCTGCGGCTGATCATCGATCACGCACGCGGATTCGCCTACAAGCAGCAGTTGCGCTCCGATGAGGTCGAGATGCCGGTCCTGCTGAAGGATTCGCCGTACTCGCGGGCCGAGACGCTGGTGCTGGTGCACCTGCGAACCGTCTACCAGCGCGAGTCGGCGTCCGGCGAGGGATCCGTGCGGATCGACATCGAGGACGTCGAGCAGACCGTCCTCAGCTACTTCGCCGACACCGACGGCGGAACCGCCAAGCAGCAGAGGGCGATCCGCAGCGCACTGGACCGACTGGACCGAGAGGGCATCGTGCAGGAGGAGACCAGCGGGCGGTATCGGATCACCGCGCTCGTCGAGGTGGTGCTCAGCGCTGAGACGCTCAAGGGGCTGCGGGAGTGGCTGCGAGCCCAGGCGGTGGTGGCGCGATGA
- a CDS encoding ATP-binding protein yields MTMMDTLFGMIPASSRGQQWVAEELQLINWGGYDGGPHRVRFSPDATLLCGGSGSGKSTLMDGYIALMMPHTTPFNGASNGGVTGRPRGDEQRNILSYGRGKIDESRTDEGTKLRVLRGDGEDTWSAVSMTWLDHDGSRFTAVRAWYIPADARTLEDTTRVRATVDGAFDLAQLERAATHRLTDTSVRAVGLDPVATDREFSARLYAVLGIGAAGSGAKAISLLARIQAGQQITTVDDLYKKLVLEEPETMATADAVVAHFDELESTRTRMLVAKQQVAALEPIRGISRRIEEASERMRVVDEVGVFSESTSLAALWSAERRLDLLRGVEADLRDRTHALQLAVREKNALIAAADSEREGLLDVLRQSGGDRLETAQRELRGVERRLEDVRRERSRFDAVAGELGIEVHDAVAFESLLTRIGRELPQAGIRGARAAFADAESARRAVETELAQVRAERDRSRDLRGSIPAHLHESRVLLAQAAGLAPTDLPFVGELIEVRTEFEPWREAFNLALGGFARTLLIDVSNLGRFRAAIDSVRTTERISYEGVHTGLAESRPADPRTLPGRLEHRSTPFTGWLQQRLRERFEYVCVDSSAELAEHSRALTITGQVSQGDRGFHGGHGRANLLGFSNARRLRELDEQVAELEIRRDAASSAAAEAEADLDRIEATAKAHAKIEDLTWEQIDVEAVEAERARWLTVEAEVTVENPKIAELRSQAEELRKRAGRLRDESARLGGDLTLAQDRWVEVTDQVDASQRIVDAAEAAEIALEERHRSFLDARFLGAEASVSVTASERLAHLDSALRTAATRLLEDRTSAATAHAEQREQMRRLMTGFLERWDTLTILPDPDESVAEFEGILDALETNGLHELESEWRDSLLKLSGNDLTSLDSTLGRALREIKNRIDPINRIMEELPFYDDEHRLQITPRENQSEARRRFRKELREVRGLIDTAGTDADRESVYRRMSRLIARMRRTAPDFAELIDVRNHVRVSAERIHATTREHVALYDHIGEKSGGESQELVAFIVGAALRYQLGDAGAERPRYAPVFMDEALIKADAHFTKRAIGAWRGLGFQLVIGAPNDKYSAIEPHVDVEYDILKDTRGRSWARPKVGLPAGGE; encoded by the coding sequence ATGACGATGATGGACACGCTCTTCGGGATGATCCCCGCGAGCTCCCGCGGCCAGCAGTGGGTGGCCGAGGAGCTGCAGCTCATCAACTGGGGCGGATACGACGGGGGGCCGCACCGGGTGCGGTTCTCGCCGGATGCGACCCTGCTGTGCGGTGGGTCGGGGTCTGGAAAATCCACGCTCATGGACGGCTACATCGCCCTGATGATGCCGCACACGACGCCGTTCAACGGCGCCTCGAACGGCGGTGTCACGGGGCGTCCGCGGGGCGATGAGCAGCGCAACATCCTGTCGTACGGGCGCGGCAAGATCGACGAGTCCCGAACGGACGAGGGCACGAAGCTCCGGGTGCTGCGCGGTGACGGCGAGGACACCTGGAGCGCCGTCTCGATGACCTGGTTGGATCACGACGGATCGCGCTTCACGGCGGTGCGCGCGTGGTACATCCCTGCGGACGCCCGCACTCTCGAGGACACCACGAGAGTGCGAGCCACGGTCGACGGCGCATTCGACCTCGCGCAGCTGGAGCGCGCCGCGACTCACCGCCTCACCGACACGTCGGTGCGAGCCGTCGGACTCGACCCCGTCGCGACCGACCGCGAGTTCTCGGCCCGGCTGTACGCCGTGCTCGGCATCGGAGCGGCCGGCTCCGGGGCGAAGGCGATCAGTCTTCTCGCCCGCATCCAGGCGGGGCAGCAGATCACCACGGTGGACGATCTGTACAAGAAGCTCGTGCTCGAGGAGCCCGAGACGATGGCGACCGCGGACGCGGTGGTCGCTCACTTCGACGAACTGGAGAGCACACGCACGCGGATGCTGGTCGCCAAGCAGCAGGTGGCGGCTCTCGAGCCGATCCGCGGGATATCCCGGCGCATCGAGGAGGCATCGGAGCGGATGCGGGTCGTGGACGAGGTCGGGGTCTTCTCCGAGTCGACCTCGCTCGCGGCTCTCTGGAGCGCAGAGCGTCGTCTCGACCTGCTGCGCGGAGTGGAGGCGGATCTCCGCGACCGAACCCACGCGCTCCAGCTGGCCGTGCGCGAGAAGAACGCCCTCATCGCCGCCGCGGACAGCGAGCGCGAGGGTCTTCTGGACGTCCTGCGGCAATCCGGAGGCGATCGCCTCGAGACCGCCCAGCGCGAACTGCGCGGCGTCGAGCGCCGTCTCGAAGATGTCCGGCGTGAGCGGTCCCGTTTCGACGCCGTCGCCGGCGAGCTCGGCATCGAGGTGCACGACGCGGTCGCGTTCGAGAGCCTGCTGACCCGTATCGGACGGGAGCTCCCGCAGGCAGGGATCCGAGGCGCACGCGCGGCATTCGCCGACGCCGAGTCCGCTCGCAGAGCCGTGGAGACCGAACTCGCGCAGGTGCGTGCCGAGCGGGACCGCTCCCGAGACCTGCGGGGGAGCATCCCGGCACATCTGCATGAATCGAGAGTCCTGCTCGCTCAGGCCGCCGGGCTCGCCCCGACGGATCTGCCGTTCGTCGGCGAGCTGATCGAAGTGCGCACCGAGTTCGAGCCCTGGCGGGAAGCATTCAACCTGGCGCTCGGCGGGTTCGCACGGACACTGCTCATCGACGTCTCGAACCTCGGACGATTCCGCGCGGCCATCGACTCGGTGCGCACCACGGAGCGGATCAGCTACGAGGGAGTGCACACCGGTCTCGCCGAGTCGCGGCCGGCCGACCCGAGAACGCTTCCGGGTCGACTCGAGCATCGATCGACGCCTTTCACCGGGTGGCTCCAGCAGCGACTCCGCGAGCGGTTCGAATACGTCTGCGTCGATTCCTCGGCCGAGCTCGCCGAGCATTCTCGCGCGTTGACGATCACGGGACAGGTGTCGCAGGGCGACCGGGGGTTCCACGGCGGGCATGGCCGCGCGAACCTGCTCGGATTCTCGAACGCACGCCGTCTGCGTGAACTCGACGAGCAGGTCGCCGAGCTCGAGATCCGACGGGATGCCGCATCCTCGGCGGCTGCCGAAGCGGAGGCGGACCTGGACCGGATCGAGGCCACCGCGAAGGCGCACGCGAAGATCGAGGATCTCACCTGGGAGCAGATCGACGTCGAGGCCGTCGAGGCGGAGCGTGCGCGCTGGCTCACGGTCGAGGCGGAGGTCACCGTCGAGAACCCGAAGATCGCCGAGTTGCGTTCGCAGGCCGAGGAACTCAGGAAACGGGCGGGCCGTCTGCGTGACGAGAGCGCCCGTCTCGGGGGCGACCTGACGCTCGCTCAGGACCGTTGGGTCGAAGTGACGGACCAGGTCGACGCCTCTCAGCGGATCGTCGATGCGGCGGAGGCGGCGGAGATCGCGCTCGAGGAGCGGCACCGTTCCTTCCTCGACGCGCGTTTCCTCGGTGCGGAGGCTTCCGTCAGCGTCACGGCGTCCGAGCGACTCGCCCATCTCGACTCCGCGTTGCGCACCGCCGCGACCAGGCTGCTCGAGGACCGCACGTCGGCGGCCACGGCGCACGCCGAGCAGCGCGAGCAGATGCGACGCCTGATGACCGGGTTCCTCGAGCGCTGGGACACCCTCACGATCCTGCCCGACCCCGACGAGTCGGTCGCGGAGTTCGAGGGGATCCTCGATGCGCTGGAGACCAACGGCCTGCACGAGCTGGAGTCCGAGTGGCGGGACAGCCTTCTCAAGCTCTCCGGAAACGATCTGACGAGTCTGGACTCGACGCTCGGGCGCGCGCTGCGTGAGATCAAGAATCGCATCGACCCGATCAACCGGATCATGGAGGAGCTGCCGTTCTACGACGACGAGCACCGCCTCCAGATCACGCCGCGCGAGAATCAGTCGGAAGCGCGCAGACGATTCCGCAAGGAGCTGCGCGAGGTGCGCGGCCTCATCGACACGGCGGGGACGGACGCCGACCGTGAGAGCGTCTACCGGAGGATGAGTCGTCTCATCGCTCGGATGCGGCGGACGGCGCCGGACTTCGCCGAGCTCATCGACGTGCGCAACCATGTGCGGGTGAGTGCGGAGCGGATCCATGCCACGACCCGGGAGCACGTCGCGCTCTACGACCACATCGGTGAGAAATCAGGGGGCGAGTCGCAGGAGCTCGTCGCGTTCATCGTGGGCGCCGCGCTGCGATACCAACTCGGCGACGCGGGAGCCGAGCGTCCCCGCTACGCGCCGGTGTTCATGGACGAGGCCCTGATCAAGGCGGATGCGCACTTCACGAAACGTGCGATCGGCGCGTGGCGGGGTCTCGGCTTCCAGCTCGTGATCGGAGCGCCGAACGACAAGTACAGCGCGATCGAACCGCACGTCGACGTGGAGTACGACATCCTGAAGGACACCCGCGGTCGCTCCTGGGCTCGTCCGAAGGTGGGCCTGCCGGCCGGGGGCGAGTGA